The Montipora foliosa isolate CH-2021 chromosome 6, ASM3666993v2, whole genome shotgun sequence genome includes the window CCAAACAAAAATTTCATCACTAGTAACGTCAACACgattggttatgacgtcacgtatgATACCTCTAATTCCGACATCAGGCAGCTCAAGcggcatgacgtcatcagccgAATTTTTCCCAGATCTTCCACACCGAGTAAACACGTCGGCGAAGCAAGTATCTAAGTCGGACATAAAAACATCAACAACCCAAGTTGCTCAAGAGACACAAGAAGCCACTGAACATGTCAATAATCAAGGTATTGAATTCCTGTCAGTTTGTATGTAAGGGGTGTCATTTCTGTATTTGTCACCAAAATTAGTTAAAGCGAACATTCAGGTCAGCTAACGGCTGCCTTGGTTGCATTTATAGGCGGTAGATACAATTTACGAGAGAGATCTTCAGCCAGTGTTTCTGACTTCTGAAATGGACGTTTGACATTGGGCTCATAAGTAGTTAGCCTGCGATTCGTTGCCATGATCAACGGCTGGCTTACCTCGTGCTCTGCGATTATTAGTGGGTGGTTACGATACCATGAAGGATTTGTTTCCCAAGCTGACCATCGCCCAAATCGTGATGCACGCGGTAAGAACAACTGCTAAATAAAAGGAATAATGGGAACAGGTCTCATCTCATAAAAAAGTATACAATTCTATCATTCCAGACGTTCCAAACCACAGTCAAGCGCAGTTTTCAATGGCAAAAAACAAGGTTCTGCTTAATCATACCATTGACGATATGTGGACTTCAAGTGAAGTCAAATGTGCAATATTATGTCTGCGAAATCCAGACTGCCGATCATTTAACTTTAAAGTCATGGAAAGGAACCTCCGCCAGGATAAAGACATAAACTTAGAACAGCTAATTCAGCCCAACTGTTTGCTGAACGCAGTCGCGCACAGAGCGGATGCGAAAGATCTCACTGTAAGCGAAGGATGGACGTATTTTCATCGCGttacttgagaaaaaaaaagaactgggagtaccaattttaagcaagcGTGATTCATTACCAAAATGAATTACTTATGTCATACACCTCTTATTAAGTAATAAACGAGAGTTTTTACACTCAGTATTCATAAATGTTATAAAGGCAATGTGTGCTAATTGCGCAATGTATTTGGGACTTTCTGGTCATTTATTCTTGACATCGGTTATTTCGTTTCTATTCACCATCACAATGACAAAGAGCTAAGCATGGCATTTTCGATTTAACACTTGCACCGAAGAGCCAGACATAAATGGCGACATCAGGAAACcgtcaaaaacaattttaaaacgcGATTTTATCAACGTGGCCAATACGGCTTAGTAGTACAGGGAGTGGAGGACAGCCCCGGAGTTGCAttaggaagggggggggggggggggtttaccCCGAAGTAGCATAAGGGGTACCCGGACCCCCACCCTCTATACTACTGGCTTTCACTTTCACGAATACTTGATATGACAACATTAATCtcccaaaattgaatttttagaAGCCTAACAAGGAGTTCCGTTCTTTTCGTCATCATTTACAGCAGGGTATACTATTTAATCTTAAAGGGTTTTATTTAAATATCCATATCACAAATGTTCAGCTTCACGTTCCAGTATttctgtaatgatttacgaCAGCTTGTTTTCACTGTCATTCCCTAAAAATATAATTGTTGAACTGATTTATACCTATCCGCCATTAATTGGCGCTCGCTGTTCCTAAAACAGTGGCATAAGCAGTCAATAAACTGACCGCCTGCCTCGTTTCCAGTAACAACCGGGCTTCGATCAGCCAATCGCGCGCTACGTTTCTAGGCTCTCCGCGAAGTTGATTTACCAATCGCGTTGCTAGCTCCAGATCCCCATGACGCAAGTAATAATCTGCACGCGCAAGGAGATCGAAAGTGTCTGCATTTTCGACGTCCACAAGTTCACCTTCCTTTGTGGGGTCGAACGAatcgaaaataaataaagactGAAAATACGACAGGAGATACGTCCAAGGGGACGCGCCTCTATCTTCTATCATGGCGACTCGGCGACACCACCTTCGCAATTGATAAAAGCGATGTTTGACGTTCTCCTCATTTAATACTCCCCTTGATACTACTTCTTCAGGTAGGGAAATTAAAACCTGAGACACAAAAGGATCGTCACCGGCAGCTTCGTGGATAGCTGTGAAGTGAGGTAACAAAGGCCTTGGCCGGCCGTGAGCACCTTGCCCGATTGCTGTTGTAAGCGACTGACAGGCAGCCCAAAGCTTTTGCGACTGCATGTTTTGTTTCTCGGTTTTTGCTCTGCCTTCGACCACCGCTTCGATGCCTCTTAGGTGAGCGAGAGCTCCGCTTAGCTGAACCTCAAAGGctgatttttcttctttaagCTTTCGCTGCAAATCTTTCTGGTGCCTAAAAGAGTAATGAGTGTATCAGAGATACAATGCAATGACAGTATTTATGTAGACTAGTTGCAAAACAATGCGGTGCGAGTGTCTAAAGAAACTTTATTGCTGGGCGCGTTGGATGAATTATGTGACCAATGTGTTGTGAGATTCATCTGCTGCGTGGATTCCAGCTGGAACGAAGTATGAAAAAAGGCGGGGTGACTCATCTGCTCTTTGCCAGAAAAGAATCTGCGGAAGCTACAGGTAAGTTCATGTATGCTACCCCAACTATACCATCAGGAGTTGGAGGGTTGGGTGAGGGTGACAGCGGGGAGGAGTGAAACAGAAACTGGATCTGTAATGATGCACCAGTTGACAAGTTCTTTAAAAGAAGCGAATAGTGGTTACGTCCATATTGTATTTCACGGGAAACCGGAAAAAGAGGCTCCCAGCTAACATCATCTTATGATGAAACCacgagcccattacccggagcctctatcttccatattaaccctctgagtcaaccctgtcccgtatctttctatttttagaagcacctcccaGGGGGCTTTAgagggtgttttcacaatagccaatcataagagacctatggttAGCCATTTATTAAGGGCTAACCATAATGGGCTCATGATGAAACAACATCTTTCACAATGAAATGACTTCATGATATCTCACCATTTTTACAAGTTCCCTACTAGAAATTGCGTAGAAGTAAATTAAGATGCCTCAAACTAGTATTCAACACTTTCACGGAACTGATTGACTCCAAACACTGTATCACTCAACAGCTATTTTATGTTACCATGCATGagaaacaattattatttcacACTAACTGCTCTTGATAATGTGACGAAACCGGTCACCACATGGGGCCACTTACATTTTGCATAAAAATGcttatacatgtaatttcaaAAACGTCAGTAGCCCGCATTTTCTATTAGTGGTTCAAGTTAAAACCATTTGcgaaaaaaaatctggagcagattcaaaGTTACCTTCAATTTAGGAAAACTtgatggctctgaatccactccagAGCAAGTTTTTTACACTTCGCAGTGACTTATCCCAGCCTGCTGATCACGTTTCCAACAATGGGGGTcatcgagttcgtttttgaaacaaaatataGGTTGTCTTCAGATGATTTTCGTGTTGCTGTGGTCAGCTAATACGTCACCACAGTGAGCGCATCTTGATAAGCAGCAATATAAATATGGTGTTTCAGTAaaatggtaccataacattgccgttacgtAAAGCAGTGTTGTAGAGTCAATCCTATTAACACGACAGTTTTCTTGATGAACGGAATGGTATatcaaatgaatcatatattaaaAGTCTGCGGATACGAAATCGAGTGAAACTActatcctcgcagttatgaacgctacTTTAGCAATTGcctagagaagcctgaaaaattcaagacttcaacagggtttgaaactgtgacctcgcgatgccggtgcgacgctctaaccaactgagttgtgaagccactgatgttgggggctggtcatttgtgggttcaaatgttcccgtgatgaatgaatcaacgaaggAAATGCTACATGAGATgaatcatacattgaactgcggatgttaaatcaagtgaagctatgatcctcgcagttatgaacgcaacgttagcaactgcgtagagaagccgctgaagtcctgaatttttcaggcttctctacgcattcATTGCCAAAAGTGCGTTCATAAAAGCGAGGATCATAGCTGCATGTGAGttttcttgatatttttcaaacTGGTTCGCGACACCTTAAGGCCCCGTCGACACTAATCCGTTTTTGAAAACCTCCGTTTCCGAAAACCTCCGATTATATATGACTGTCAACCACAAAACGATcgaaaacggaggttttcgaaaacgcttttgaaaaaggagacttttgaaaacggagGTCTATCGTTCTAGTGTGGACGGcgaaaacggaggttttcgaatACGCTTGACGTCATATTATTTTTGTATGCCTCACTTTCTCGCACGCCAAGACGTAAACAAAGTCTGGTAACAAAAAACGTATCTTTAGATCTCAGTTCTCAGTCTCTAATGTCGACGGCCCAAAGCAATGTGAAGACGATAGTGCGAACGCAGATCTTTTTATCCGTTTTCAGGGATCCGGAGGTTTTCGAAAACGCATTAGTGTGGACGGGACCTAAGAAGGAACATACAGTACAGTGGCTTTTGAGTTGTTGGCACCAATACAGACCTGTCTTTCAGTTCTGTCTCCTGCAAACGAAGAACCTCAGCCAGGTGATCACTGTATGCCGCTGCCTGGCGACGAAGCTGCTGACGGAGTGAGGCCTCGTGATCCCCTGCTAGCTCTCCCTCCTGAgcacaaaacaatagacaaCAGCATTTAATTAAGTATTATTTTGTCGAACAGCGTTGCACAATGTTGCAAGTCAAACATCAAACGCGAAAAAGTACAGCAAAGTTAAGCTTCGTACATGTTATAAGCCACGGAACAACGGGTAAAACTGTAACGAAGAATATAATTAGTAcattattttctttgcaaagcAAAATAACCAAATACAAGGTTTTCACAGCCACTGCCGGAGAGAACAAGGGAGGGATAGGGCAGTGGTGAGAGGCCTCATGATCATCACCCACCAAAGGggcctgggttcgaatcccagattcggcgtcatattatgtgggttgagtttgttggttctctactctgcaccgagaggtttttctccgggtactccggttttcccctctcccgAAAAACCAACCCACGATTTGATAAGAGTTCAtaacagtgtccccaatcagtACCAGTGCTGCATGTAAATACACTTgacagttaaataaagttcatcattatcatcatgatTATTTGTACACTGTACACAACAGTCAAGGACATTGTATAACGTGAAAGCGATGGGAAAAACTGACGCAAAGTTTTTAGCGTTTTCAATGGTTTTGCCTTTGTCGTTGCAAAAACTGGATGCGAGATATACGATAGTGTATACGGTTGCtcgggaaaaaaaagaatacactgtacatgttgtAAGAATGGCTATGAGTAGTGGTCAAAAAAGCGCAAGATGTTTTGGCCCCGAACGCCCTAAgtaaaaaagaagcaaaaatgtATCAAGGGAAAGTCCGAGTTATTTATCGAGTCTGCACAAATATTGAGAAGAAGTGGTATCGATTCAGCACTTCAGCAGAAACAATAAACTGGCTTATCTAGACTACTGTACATCTATCGATACAATCATGCCCTCCCAACGAGGCTTTTGTGTTTGGGTTCCGTGTGGTTTTAGGAAATTATTGATGCTTAAGCACACATACACCACTAAGGAAAGAAGATGGAGTGGTGGCTGCTGCAACGTCAACAGGCAGACGGCTCCATTGCCTAATGGTTCTTCGCTATAAACTATTCTGTAGGCCTATGCTCTGCCCCCCCTTCCATGGGGAGAAGAAAACATGTCATGTACACCTAGTAGCAGAAACTAAATAACAAGTCAAGTCAACTGCAATATGGCCATGTATGATTTTGTACAACATGGCAAGCCTTCTGTCTGCTTGACGCTTTTCAAAGATTCTTCAACCGAGCTCATTAAATCTGAAAAAGACTAATCTTGCATCTTGAGTTGCGTACTGTAGTCGTAGTTCTGCAGTTGTCCATAACGAAGCGGGCAGCCATCCAGACCTGAGAAACATTTTCCCATTTCTCTCTGTTTGTTTTAATGTATATGTAAACAAAAACTCTAAATTTCAGTTACTACTGTACCTTTTTCCTCAGGTTAGTTTGAAACTCGGCCTCCATTCTTTCCGCTTCTTGCTTCAGTTTGAGCTCAGTTAGTTTGGAAT containing:
- the LOC138007267 gene encoding uncharacterized protein isoform X2 — protein: MAARCKSGYSLLKIRGFLWLCLVNVAVAKVIWQQWGACTGTCGVGHRSRTGCIYLEGRNRGQTCQSTEETGDCTLPNICSSSSLNIQGQMTPSVKRSSAVDFLPSSLPVTESMKTMRSTSSTAHSQTKISSLVTSTRLVMTSRMIPLIPTSGSSSGMTSSAEFFPDLPHRVNTSAKQVSKSDIKTSTTQVAQETQEATEHVNNQDVPNHSQAQFSMAKNKVLLNHTIDDMWTSSEVKCAILCLRNPDCRSFNFKVMERNLRQDKDINLEQLIQPNCLLNAVAHRADAKDLTVSEGWTYFHRVT
- the LOC138007267 gene encoding uncharacterized protein isoform X1, whose protein sequence is MPMTTLWTICNLCYIFYFCHKVGPAEPPTTEELVIWQQWGACTGTCGVGHRSRTGCIYLEGRNRGQTCQSTEETGDCTLPNICSSSSLNIQGQMTPSVKRSSAVDFLPSSLPVTESMKTMRSTSSTAHSQTKISSLVTSTRLVMTSRMIPLIPTSGSSSGMTSSAEFFPDLPHRVNTSAKQVSKSDIKTSTTQVAQETQEATEHVNNQDVPNHSQAQFSMAKNKVLLNHTIDDMWTSSEVKCAILCLRNPDCRSFNFKVMERNLRQDKDINLEQLIQPNCLLNAVAHRADAKDLTVSEGWTYFHRVT